The following are encoded in a window of Panicum virgatum strain AP13 chromosome 5N, P.virgatum_v5, whole genome shotgun sequence genomic DNA:
- the LOC120672580 gene encoding uncharacterized protein LOC120672580: MASPGAVAEEGAASGQFPSPDRTTRTPEPSPKNSRAVRAGSPAVSSLGGGLPSAPAPQPHPRPKESDHKFCLFVLISSSFCAVCSVNPRRTRGLGNVLMRSRLEALKDEIHEVIFLEAYSGVANLRFVVIPLIAALAPCISLGCYFECIIATLFFSKLV; the protein is encoded by the exons ATGGCGAGCCCGGGCGCCGTCGCCGAGGAGGGCGCAGCGAGCGGCCAGTTCCCTTCGCCCGACCGCACCACCCGGACCCCGGAGCCGTCGCCCAAGAACAGCAGGGCGGTCCGCGCCGGCAGCCCGGCCGTCTcgagcctcggcggcggcctcccctccgcgcccgcgccgcagccGCATCCGCGCC CGAAGGAATCTGACCACAAGTTCTGTTTATTCGTCCTGATCTCGTCCTCATTCTGTGCTGTTTGTTCGGTGAATCCTAGAAGGACCAG GGGGCTGGGGAATGTGCTGATGAGGAGCAGGCTTGAAGCCTTGAAGGACGAGATTCATGAGGTCATCTTCCTTGAAGCTTATAGTGGTGTTGCTAACCTAAGATTTGTAGTGATACCTTTAATTGCTGCTCTCGCTCCATGTATCAGTCTCGGTTGCTACTTTGAGTGCATTATTGCTACCTTGTTCTTCTCTAAACTAGTTTAG